A window from Streptomyces sp. NBC_00271 encodes these proteins:
- a CDS encoding LysR family transcriptional regulator: protein MTVTQLSTFVLVARLGSVGAAARTLNVSESAVSQALAALRTHFGDPLIRRTGGGGMRLTPAGARLLPVASRMVALSAEAEAAVRAARGAPDELRVVATSALAEFVLPSLVEAFACRSGRRTETSFGVAAGNEIRVLVENRLADVALGPCLGAARRGELVCEPLFRTRLVVVIGAGSPRPPGPPPRWSWLVDSSGTDPDADSGRLLRRLGVAEGHVRVFPNQAATWAAAAEGAGVAPALAHLVSPRIRRDELRILETPATPSDATWHATVLQPEHRSPATDAFLHFLHTPAATRIMRAPGTGVPPSRFRPPVYVTLWGT from the coding sequence GTGACCGTTACGCAGCTCAGTACCTTCGTGCTGGTTGCCCGGCTCGGTTCGGTGGGCGCCGCGGCGCGGACTCTGAACGTGAGCGAGTCCGCGGTGTCACAGGCGCTCGCCGCGCTGCGCACCCACTTCGGCGATCCACTCATCCGGCGCACCGGCGGTGGTGGGATGCGTCTGACGCCCGCCGGGGCGCGGCTGCTGCCGGTCGCGTCGCGGATGGTCGCACTGAGCGCTGAAGCCGAGGCTGCGGTGCGGGCGGCCCGGGGTGCGCCCGACGAACTGCGGGTCGTCGCCACGAGCGCGCTGGCCGAGTTCGTGCTCCCGTCGCTCGTGGAGGCCTTCGCCTGTCGCTCGGGGCGCAGGACCGAGACCTCGTTCGGGGTGGCCGCCGGCAACGAGATACGTGTGCTGGTGGAGAACCGGCTGGCCGACGTCGCGCTCGGGCCGTGTCTTGGCGCCGCCCGCAGGGGCGAACTGGTCTGCGAGCCGCTGTTCCGCACCCGGTTGGTCGTGGTGATCGGCGCCGGGTCGCCGCGGCCGCCCGGTCCGCCGCCGCGGTGGTCGTGGCTGGTCGATTCCTCCGGAACCGATCCGGACGCGGACTCCGGGCGGCTGCTGCGTCGGCTCGGAGTGGCCGAGGGACACGTGCGGGTGTTCCCCAACCAGGCCGCGACCTGGGCGGCCGCCGCCGAGGGCGCGGGGGTGGCACCGGCGTTGGCTCATCTGGTGTCGCCCCGCATCCGGCGTGACGAGCTGCGCATACTGGAGACCCCTGCCACGCCGTCGGACGCCACGTGGCACGCCACCGTCCTGCAGCCCGAGCATCGTTCCCCGGCCACCGACGCGTTCCTGCACTTCCTGCACACGCCCGCAGCGACCCGCATCATGCGCGCGCCCGGCACCGGCGTCCCACCCTCCCGGTTCCGGCCCCCGGTGTACGTCACCCTCTGGGGCACGTGA
- a CDS encoding FAD binding domain-containing protein, translating into MQVPAAFQYERATSLEQAIELLTRYGPEARVVAGGHSLLPMMKLRLAQPEALIDINDLGELALIRVDGHDLAVGAMVRHAELLASPVVGEHFPILRDAERVIADPLVRNRGTVGGSLCQADPSEDLSAAFSALRATLVAQGPGGRRTIGIREFFLGPYETALNEAELLVEIRVPIRSHASAYRKVERRVGDWAVVAAGAVLEISDGVITEAGIGLTAVGARRFVAEQAEDFLRGGRPDDEGFAEAGRIAAQECRPTADQRGPVDYKRHLAGELTTRALRAAAARAQGQEA; encoded by the coding sequence ATGCAGGTTCCGGCCGCATTCCAGTACGAGAGGGCCACCAGCCTCGAGCAGGCGATCGAGCTGCTCACGCGCTACGGCCCCGAGGCCCGGGTAGTGGCGGGCGGACACAGTCTGCTGCCGATGATGAAGCTGCGGCTGGCCCAGCCCGAAGCCCTGATCGACATCAACGACCTCGGCGAGCTGGCGTTGATCCGGGTGGACGGGCACGACCTGGCCGTAGGAGCGATGGTCCGCCACGCGGAGCTGCTGGCCTCGCCGGTTGTCGGCGAACACTTCCCCATCCTGAGGGACGCGGAACGGGTCATCGCCGATCCGCTCGTCCGCAACCGGGGCACCGTGGGCGGCTCGCTGTGCCAGGCCGATCCGTCGGAGGACCTGTCCGCCGCGTTCTCAGCCCTGCGGGCGACCCTGGTCGCCCAGGGCCCGGGAGGCAGGCGCACCATCGGGATCAGGGAGTTCTTCCTCGGGCCGTACGAGACCGCGCTGAACGAAGCGGAGCTCTTGGTGGAGATCCGAGTGCCCATCCGTTCGCACGCCAGCGCCTACCGCAAGGTCGAGCGAAGGGTGGGCGACTGGGCGGTCGTCGCCGCGGGAGCGGTGCTGGAGATCTCCGACGGCGTCATCACCGAGGCGGGGATCGGACTGACCGCGGTGGGTGCCCGACGGTTCGTGGCCGAGCAGGCGGAGGACTTCCTGCGCGGCGGACGGCCGGACGACGAGGGCTTCGCCGAGGCGGGCCGGATCGCCGCGCAGGAGTGCAGGCCGACGGCCGACCAGCGCGGCCCGGTCGACTACAAGCGGCATCTGGCCGGGGAGCTCACCACGCGGGCGCTGCGCGCCGCCGCCGCGCGTGCCCAGGGGCAGGAGGCGTGA
- a CDS encoding (2Fe-2S)-binding protein: MRITVTVNGEQHTRDVEPRLLLVHFLRDELGLTGTHWGCDTSNCGVCTVWLDATPVKSCTVLAVMADGHEVRTVEGLAHGAELDPVQQGFIACHGLQCGFCTPGMMLTARWLLDHDADPSEEDIREAISGQMCRCTGYENIVRSIRWAAEHGGGAQTADAAADTEPAPGREEVRA, from the coding sequence ATGCGGATCACGGTGACCGTGAACGGCGAGCAGCACACGAGGGACGTGGAACCCAGGCTGCTGCTCGTGCACTTCCTGCGCGACGAACTCGGACTCACCGGCACCCACTGGGGCTGCGACACCTCCAACTGCGGGGTGTGCACCGTCTGGCTGGACGCGACGCCGGTCAAGTCCTGCACCGTACTCGCGGTGATGGCCGACGGCCACGAGGTGCGGACCGTCGAGGGCCTGGCGCACGGGGCCGAACTCGACCCGGTGCAACAGGGATTCATCGCCTGCCACGGGCTGCAGTGCGGCTTCTGCACGCCGGGGATGATGTTGACGGCACGCTGGCTGCTCGACCACGACGCGGATCCGTCGGAGGAGGACATCCGCGAGGCCATCTCCGGACAGATGTGCCGCTGCACCGGTTACGAGAACATCGTGCGCTCCATCCGCTGGGCCGCCGAGCACGGCGGTGGGGCGCAGACCGCGGACGCAGCCGCGGACACCGAGCCGGCGCCCGGCCGCGAGGAGGTGCGGGCATGA
- a CDS encoding aerobic carbon-monoxide dehydrogenase large subunit has translation MTTTEERPVGFGRMPRKEDARFVRGHGTYVDDVRLPGMLYGAILRSPLAHARIVSVDTSAAEAHPKVKAVITGETLAGLGLAWMPTLSYDTQAVLATDKVRFQGQEVAFVVAEDRYAARDALELIDVEYEPLPPVVDARRALDPDAPVIRDDKEHQSDNHIFDWSAGDKERTDAVFAAADVVVEQDMLYPRVHPAPLETCGTVADMDAITGKLTVWSTTQAPHAHRTIYAMVAGIPEHKIRIISPDIGGGFGNKVGIYPGYVCAVVGSIVTGKPVKWVEDRSENLMSTSFARDYHMHGEIAATKEGKILGLRVHVIADHGAFNATAQPTQFPAGFFGVFTGSYDLAAAHCTVTGVYTDKAPGGVAYACSFRVTEAVYLVERMVDLLADRLGTDPAELRMRNLLRPGQFPYKTQTGWEYDSGDYPRALRLAMDIAHYEDLRREQAEKRERGELMGIGVSFFTEAVGAGPRKHMDILGLGMADGAELRVHPTGKAVLRISVQTQGQGHETTFAQIVAEELGIPPDDVEVVHGDTDQTPFGLGTYGSRSTPVSGAAAAMVARKVRERAKIVASAMLEVSPDDLEWEKGRWFVTGDPDQGRTMTEIALAAHSNLELPEGVEGQLDATCVYNPPNLTFPFGAYICVTDVDADTGQVKVRRFIAVDDCGNRINPMIVEGQVHGGLADGVGMALMQVIAFDEDGNCLGGSFMDYLLPTSVECPSWELGETVTPSPHHPIGAKGVGESATVGSPAAVVNAVVDALKPLGVRHVDMPLTPAAVWRAAQGRPLRTDLAIT, from the coding sequence ATGACGACCACCGAGGAACGGCCGGTCGGCTTCGGACGGATGCCCCGCAAGGAGGACGCGCGGTTCGTCCGCGGCCACGGGACCTACGTCGACGACGTACGGCTGCCCGGGATGCTGTACGGCGCGATCCTGCGCAGCCCACTGGCACACGCCCGGATCGTGTCCGTCGACACCAGCGCCGCCGAGGCACACCCGAAGGTCAAGGCCGTGATCACCGGGGAGACCCTGGCCGGTCTCGGGCTGGCCTGGATGCCCACGCTCTCGTACGACACGCAGGCGGTGCTCGCCACCGACAAGGTGCGCTTCCAGGGCCAGGAGGTCGCCTTCGTCGTCGCCGAGGACCGCTACGCCGCCCGGGACGCCCTCGAGCTGATCGACGTGGAGTACGAACCGCTGCCGCCGGTCGTCGATGCCCGCCGGGCGCTCGACCCGGACGCGCCGGTGATCCGCGACGACAAGGAGCATCAGAGCGACAACCACATCTTCGACTGGTCGGCGGGCGACAAGGAGCGCACCGACGCGGTCTTCGCGGCTGCCGACGTCGTGGTGGAGCAGGACATGCTCTATCCGCGGGTGCACCCGGCGCCGCTGGAGACCTGCGGCACCGTGGCGGACATGGACGCCATCACCGGGAAGCTGACGGTGTGGTCCACCACCCAAGCGCCGCACGCCCACCGCACGATCTACGCGATGGTGGCCGGCATCCCGGAGCACAAGATCCGGATCATCTCCCCGGACATCGGGGGCGGCTTCGGCAACAAGGTCGGCATCTACCCCGGTTACGTGTGCGCGGTCGTCGGCTCGATCGTCACCGGCAAGCCGGTGAAATGGGTGGAGGACCGCTCGGAGAACCTGATGAGCACGTCCTTCGCCCGCGACTACCACATGCACGGCGAGATCGCGGCGACGAAGGAGGGGAAGATCCTGGGCCTGCGCGTCCATGTGATCGCCGATCACGGCGCGTTCAACGCCACCGCACAGCCGACGCAGTTCCCGGCCGGCTTCTTCGGCGTCTTCACCGGCTCGTACGACCTGGCCGCCGCACACTGCACCGTGACCGGCGTCTACACCGACAAGGCCCCCGGCGGCGTCGCCTACGCCTGCTCGTTCCGCGTCACCGAGGCCGTGTACCTGGTCGAGCGGATGGTCGACCTGCTCGCCGACAGGCTCGGCACGGACCCGGCCGAGCTGCGGATGCGCAACCTGCTGCGGCCCGGGCAGTTCCCGTACAAGACGCAGACGGGGTGGGAGTACGACTCCGGCGACTACCCGCGCGCCCTGCGGCTGGCCATGGACATCGCGCACTACGAGGACCTGCGCCGGGAGCAGGCCGAAAAACGCGAGCGCGGCGAGCTGATGGGCATCGGGGTCAGCTTCTTCACCGAGGCCGTCGGCGCGGGCCCCCGCAAGCACATGGACATCCTCGGACTGGGCATGGCCGACGGCGCCGAACTGCGCGTTCACCCGACCGGCAAGGCCGTCCTGCGGATCTCCGTACAGACCCAGGGGCAGGGCCACGAGACCACGTTCGCGCAGATCGTCGCCGAGGAACTGGGCATCCCGCCCGACGACGTCGAGGTGGTGCACGGCGACACCGACCAGACCCCGTTCGGGCTCGGCACCTACGGATCCCGCTCGACACCGGTGTCCGGAGCCGCGGCCGCGATGGTCGCCCGCAAAGTGCGCGAACGCGCGAAGATCGTCGCCTCCGCGATGCTCGAAGTGAGCCCGGACGACCTGGAGTGGGAGAAGGGCCGCTGGTTCGTCACGGGCGACCCCGACCAGGGCAGGACCATGACCGAGATCGCGCTCGCCGCGCACTCCAACCTGGAACTCCCGGAGGGTGTCGAGGGCCAGCTGGACGCGACCTGCGTCTACAACCCGCCGAACCTCACCTTCCCCTTCGGCGCGTACATCTGCGTCACCGACGTGGACGCGGACACCGGCCAGGTGAAGGTCCGCCGGTTCATCGCCGTGGACGACTGCGGCAACCGGATCAACCCCATGATCGTCGAGGGGCAGGTGCACGGCGGACTCGCCGACGGCGTCGGCATGGCGCTGATGCAGGTGATCGCCTTCGACGAGGACGGCAACTGTCTCGGCGGGTCGTTCATGGACTACCTCCTGCCCACCTCGGTCGAGTGCCCGTCCTGGGAGCTCGGGGAGACCGTCACCCCCTCTCCGCATCACCCCATCGGAGCCAAGGGCGTCGGCGAGTCCGCCACGGTGGGCTCACCTGCCGCGGTGGTCAACGCCGTGGTCGACGCGCTGAAGCCGCTCGGCGTACGCCATGTCGACATGCCGCTGACGCCCGCCGCGGTGTGGCGGGCCGCCCAGGGCCGGCCGCTGCGCACCGACCTGGCGATCACCTGA
- a CDS encoding XdhC family protein has product MTNTELLTRADVLRHGRTPFVLATVVHTERPTSARPGDSALVLPDGTVEGFVGGTCAETTVQLQGLRVLETGESLLLRITPAADTGTEGARDPAEGLVTVANPCLSGGTLDIFLEANLPPALAYVYGHAPIARALLDVGRVLGLDARPASPGEPLPPDLDVVVIATHGRDEEKILIEAARSKVPYIGLVASPKRGAAVLAGLDLGEEQRTHVHTPAGLDIGARTPAEIALSVYAEIIALRPQVARAARPAAGSAAPQAVTENVDPVCGMTVAITPATLSLDRAAGRVYFCGPGCQHAFADDPSRYAHA; this is encoded by the coding sequence ATGACGAACACCGAACTGCTGACCCGCGCGGACGTGCTCCGGCACGGCCGTACCCCGTTCGTCCTGGCCACCGTCGTCCACACGGAACGGCCCACGAGCGCCAGGCCCGGGGACAGCGCGCTGGTGCTGCCCGACGGCACCGTCGAGGGCTTCGTGGGCGGCACATGCGCCGAGACGACGGTGCAACTGCAGGGCCTGCGGGTGCTGGAGACCGGAGAGTCGCTGCTGCTGAGGATCACGCCCGCCGCGGACACCGGCACCGAAGGCGCGCGGGATCCTGCCGAAGGTCTGGTCACGGTGGCCAACCCCTGCCTGTCGGGCGGCACGCTCGACATCTTCCTGGAGGCCAACCTCCCCCCGGCGTTGGCCTACGTCTACGGTCACGCCCCCATCGCCCGCGCCCTGCTCGACGTCGGTCGTGTGCTCGGCCTCGACGCCCGCCCGGCCTCGCCCGGGGAGCCGCTGCCGCCCGATCTGGACGTCGTCGTCATCGCCACGCACGGCCGCGACGAGGAGAAGATACTGATCGAGGCCGCACGATCCAAGGTCCCGTACATCGGGCTGGTGGCCAGCCCGAAGCGTGGCGCGGCGGTACTCGCCGGGCTGGATCTCGGCGAGGAACAGCGCACGCACGTCCACACCCCGGCAGGCCTGGACATCGGCGCGCGGACCCCGGCGGAGATCGCGCTGTCGGTGTACGCCGAGATCATCGCACTGCGGCCGCAGGTGGCCCGAGCCGCACGCCCCGCAGCCGGATCCGCCGCGCCGCAGGCCGTGACCGAGAACGTGGATCCCGTGTGCGGCATGACCGTGGCGATCACGCCCGCCACCCTCTCACTCGACCGGGCCGCCGGCAGGGTGTACTTCTGCGGGCCGGGGTGCCAGCACGCCTTCGCCGACGACCCCTCCCGGTACGCGCATGCCTGA
- a CDS encoding AAA family ATPase has protein sequence MPDVDALVPDVAALRSRLDAVGYLADDALATALLLAVRMRQPILLEGEPGVGKTEAARALAAVLDTPLIRLQCYEGLSSAEALYEWNYPRQLLAIRLAESRGEPLRDADLFAEDYLLPRPLLAAICHPGPRPAVLLIDEVDRADDEFEAFLLELLADAAVTIPELGTRTAAVPPVAVLTSNRTRDLHDALKRRCLYHWIDYPDTARVAAIIRRRVPESAQWLATNVARGVARLRARQELTKPPGIAEAIDWAGALHALGLSVLDADAADRTLGAVLKYAEDLEAVRRAGLAELVDAEAGSDA, from the coding sequence ATGCCTGACGTCGACGCCCTCGTACCCGATGTCGCCGCCCTGCGCTCGCGTCTGGACGCCGTCGGCTACCTGGCCGACGACGCCCTGGCCACGGCGCTGCTGCTGGCCGTGCGCATGCGGCAGCCGATCCTGCTGGAGGGCGAGCCCGGCGTCGGCAAGACCGAGGCGGCCCGTGCCCTCGCCGCCGTGCTCGACACGCCGCTGATCCGGCTGCAGTGCTATGAGGGACTGTCCTCGGCCGAGGCCCTCTACGAGTGGAACTATCCACGGCAACTGCTGGCCATCCGGCTGGCCGAGTCCCGCGGGGAGCCCCTGCGGGACGCCGACCTGTTCGCCGAGGACTACCTGCTGCCACGGCCGCTGCTCGCCGCGATCTGCCACCCGGGACCGCGGCCGGCGGTGCTGCTCATCGACGAAGTGGACCGCGCCGACGACGAGTTCGAGGCGTTCCTGCTGGAACTGCTCGCAGACGCCGCGGTCACCATCCCCGAACTCGGCACCCGGACGGCCGCGGTACCGCCGGTGGCCGTACTGACGTCCAACCGCACCCGGGATCTGCACGACGCGCTCAAACGCCGCTGCCTCTACCACTGGATCGACTACCCGGACACCGCACGGGTCGCCGCGATCATCCGCAGACGGGTGCCGGAGTCGGCCCAGTGGCTGGCCACGAACGTGGCGCGCGGGGTGGCGCGCCTGCGTGCCCGGCAGGAGCTCACCAAGCCGCCCGGCATCGCCGAGGCGATCGACTGGGCCGGCGCGCTGCACGCGCTGGGGCTCTCCGTTCTCGACGCCGACGCCGCCGACCGCACCCTGGGGGCGGTCCTCAAGTACGCCGAGGACCTGGAGGCCGTGCGCCGGGCCGGATTGGCGGAGCTGGTCGACGCCGAGGCCGGGTCCGATGCCTGA
- a CDS encoding vWA domain-containing protein has translation MPDLPELAASFTAALHGAGIAVGPDRTRSFARALTLLAPSTTRELRHCALATLVSDPEQIEPFDTVFREVFGGPADREAQRGQPGDPARSLRDTVPGRVPGTRKATGDGRGREADAQPREAPVPLAASPLDRLAGRDFAELSAGELARLSEVMRTMVLRTPTRPSRRRRTAHHGARIDVRRTLSVSRRTGGYPLRLRRFVPRARPRDLIVLCDISGSMEPYARAMLQLLYCAARATHAEVFTFATRLTRLTPVLRRAGPDDALARAGRAAPDWSGGTRIAECLAEFNERFGRPGMAHGAVVVLISDGWDTGAPADLATQMARLSRVAYRVVWVNPRTASPRYRPLVAGMAAALPYCDAVVSAHNLAALGDFTAVLSAPRRRR, from the coding sequence ATGCCTGACCTGCCGGAACTGGCCGCCTCGTTCACCGCCGCCCTGCACGGCGCGGGGATCGCGGTGGGCCCCGACCGTACCCGGAGCTTCGCTCGGGCGCTCACCCTGCTGGCACCGTCGACGACGCGCGAGCTGCGGCACTGCGCGCTCGCCACCCTGGTGTCCGACCCCGAGCAGATCGAACCGTTCGACACGGTCTTCCGTGAGGTCTTCGGCGGCCCGGCCGACCGCGAAGCGCAACGCGGGCAACCCGGCGACCCGGCCCGATCGCTCAGGGACACCGTTCCCGGCCGCGTCCCCGGCACTCGGAAGGCCACCGGGGACGGACGCGGCCGGGAGGCCGACGCACAGCCGCGGGAGGCTCCCGTACCCCTCGCGGCCAGTCCGCTCGACCGTCTCGCCGGCCGCGACTTCGCGGAGCTGTCCGCCGGGGAACTGGCGCGGCTCTCCGAAGTGATGCGCACGATGGTGCTTCGCACCCCGACCCGGCCGTCCCGCCGGCGCCGCACCGCGCACCACGGTGCGCGCATCGACGTGCGCCGCACCCTCTCCGTCAGCCGGCGCACCGGCGGATACCCGCTGCGGCTACGCCGCTTCGTGCCTCGTGCCCGCCCCCGCGACCTCATCGTGCTCTGCGACATCTCCGGATCGATGGAGCCCTATGCCCGAGCGATGCTCCAACTGCTCTACTGTGCCGCCCGCGCCACTCACGCCGAGGTCTTCACCTTCGCCACCCGCCTCACACGCCTCACACCCGTCCTCCGGCGGGCCGGCCCGGACGACGCCCTGGCACGGGCGGGCCGGGCGGCCCCGGACTGGTCCGGAGGCACCCGGATAGCGGAGTGCCTGGCGGAGTTCAACGAGCGGTTCGGCCGGCCCGGCATGGCGCACGGCGCCGTGGTCGTTCTCATCTCCGACGGCTGGGACACCGGAGCGCCCGCCGACCTCGCCACCCAGATGGCACGTCTGTCCCGGGTCGCCTACCGCGTCGTATGGGTCAACCCGCGCACGGCGAGCCCGCGCTACCGTCCGCTCGTGGCCGGCATGGCCGCGGCACTGCCCTACTGCGACGCCGTCGTCAGCGCCCACAACCTCGCGGCCCTGGGCGACTTCACCGCTGTGCTGTCCGCCCCGCGCCGCCGCCGATGA
- the panD gene encoding aspartate 1-decarboxylase, which translates to MLRTMFKSKIHRATVTQADLHYVGSVTIDADLLDAADLLPGELVHIVDITNGARLETYVIEGERGSGVVGINGAAAHLVHPGDLVIIISYAQVSDAEARALRPRVVHVDHDNRIVALGADPSEPVPGSDQERSPQAVTV; encoded by the coding sequence ATGCTGCGCACCATGTTCAAGTCCAAGATCCACCGTGCCACCGTCACCCAGGCCGACCTGCACTACGTCGGATCCGTCACGATCGACGCCGATCTGCTCGATGCCGCGGATCTGCTGCCGGGTGAGCTCGTGCACATCGTCGACATCACCAACGGCGCCCGCCTGGAGACGTACGTCATCGAGGGCGAGCGCGGTTCCGGGGTCGTCGGGATCAACGGGGCGGCGGCCCATCTCGTGCATCCCGGAGATCTGGTGATCATCATCAGTTACGCTCAGGTCTCCGACGCCGAGGCGCGGGCACTGCGGCCGAGGGTCGTGCACGTGGACCACGACAACCGGATCGTGGCCCTCGGTGCCGATCCGTCCGAACCGGTGCCGGGCTCGGACCAGGAGCGCAGCCCGCAGGCGGTCACCGTCTGA
- a CDS encoding GNAT family N-acetyltransferase, whose product MSDIEIRDDRAGGRLEAIAGDEVVGHIEYFVLEAPARALVPVHTIVEPEHEGKGIAGSLARELYGIAAREGIVVAPLCPYVVKWAARHPEEAPAADPELLGAATEWLETHPGRF is encoded by the coding sequence GTGAGCGACATAGAGATCCGCGACGACCGTGCGGGTGGCCGCCTCGAGGCGATCGCCGGGGACGAAGTGGTCGGCCACATCGAGTACTTCGTCCTCGAGGCCCCCGCGCGCGCCCTCGTCCCCGTGCACACCATCGTGGAACCCGAGCACGAGGGGAAGGGCATCGCGGGCTCCCTCGCCCGTGAGCTGTACGGCATCGCCGCGCGCGAGGGCATCGTGGTCGCGCCCTTGTGCCCGTACGTCGTGAAGTGGGCGGCGCGCCACCCCGAGGAGGCTCCGGCGGCCGACCCGGAGCTGCTCGGGGCGGCGACGGAGTGGCTCGAGACACATCCCGGGCGCTTCTGA
- a CDS encoding aspartate/glutamate racemase family protein, whose amino-acid sequence MNRSGPLALLHTSPLHIPVFDALRDEDHQGLELRHMVDEELLARARREGPAAVADEVRAALDRAVADGARAVLCTCSTIGAVAEEAGAGVPVLRVDRPMAAAAVAAGPRVVVVATSESTLEPTVALVEEEARASGRSVRVRTLLVDGAWARFEAGDIEGYVRSVATAADSVIDADAIVLAQASMTPAQRLTTTAVPVLSSPRPGLAAGADAVRHA is encoded by the coding sequence ATGAACCGATCGGGTCCGCTCGCCCTGCTGCACACCTCGCCCCTGCACATCCCCGTCTTCGACGCGCTGCGCGACGAGGACCACCAGGGGCTGGAGCTGCGGCACATGGTGGACGAGGAACTGTTGGCCCGGGCCCGGCGCGAGGGCCCGGCCGCGGTGGCCGACGAGGTGCGGGCGGCCCTCGACCGAGCCGTGGCCGACGGGGCGCGTGCCGTGCTGTGCACCTGCTCGACGATCGGCGCCGTCGCCGAGGAGGCGGGCGCCGGGGTGCCCGTGCTCCGGGTGGACCGTCCGATGGCCGCCGCCGCGGTCGCCGCGGGCCCCCGTGTGGTGGTCGTCGCGACGTCGGAGAGCACCTTGGAGCCGACGGTCGCCCTCGTCGAGGAGGAGGCCCGCGCCTCCGGGCGCTCCGTACGGGTCCGTACGCTGCTGGTCGACGGGGCCTGGGCCCGTTTCGAGGCGGGCGACATCGAGGGGTACGTCCGCAGTGTGGCGACGGCCGCCGACTCGGTCATCGACGCCGACGCGATCGTCCTCGCCCAGGCGTCCATGACCCCGGCCCAGCGGCTGACCACGACCGCGGTCCCGGTACTGTCCAGCCCCCGCCCGGGGCTCGCGGCCGGCGCGGACGCGGTGCGCCACGCGTAG
- the gndA gene encoding NADP-dependent phosphogluconate dehydrogenase translates to MSNSAQIGVTGLAVMGRNLARNFARNGYTVALHNRTSARTHALVEEFGHEGDFVATETAKEFVEALERPRRLMIMVKAGEPTDAVIQEFAPLLEPGDMIIDGGNAHFEDTRRREHDLRGQGIHFVGTGVSGGEEGALNGPSIMPGGSKESYASLGPMLEKISAKAPDGSPCVTHCGPDGAGHFVKMVHNGIEYADMQLIGEAYQLLRDVAGYSPAQIADIFRTWNTGRLDSYLIEITAEVLSHVDAATGKPFVDVVQDRAEQKGTGRWTVQIALDLGVPVSGIAEAVFARSLSGHADLRAASRELAGPKAKPLGESEAGAFADRVEQALYASKIVSYTQGFHEISAGSDQYDWDIDLGAISAIWRGGCIIRAAFLDRIRAAYDARPDLPSLLSDETFAQEIAAAQDDWREVLVAATRQGVPAPGFSAALAYYDALRADRLPAALTQGQRDFFGAHTYRRVDREGSFHTLWGGDRSEVEA, encoded by the coding sequence ATGAGCAACTCAGCCCAGATCGGCGTCACGGGTCTCGCGGTCATGGGGCGCAATCTCGCCCGTAACTTCGCCCGCAACGGCTACACGGTCGCCTTGCACAACAGGACCTCGGCCCGGACGCACGCGCTGGTGGAGGAATTCGGCCACGAGGGCGACTTCGTGGCGACGGAGACCGCGAAAGAGTTCGTCGAGGCACTGGAGCGCCCGCGACGTCTGATGATCATGGTGAAGGCCGGTGAGCCGACCGACGCGGTGATCCAGGAGTTCGCCCCGCTCCTTGAGCCCGGCGACATGATCATCGACGGTGGCAACGCGCACTTCGAGGACACCCGGCGCCGGGAGCACGACCTGCGGGGCCAGGGCATCCACTTCGTCGGCACGGGCGTGTCCGGCGGCGAGGAGGGCGCGCTGAACGGTCCGAGCATCATGCCGGGCGGCTCGAAGGAGTCGTACGCGTCGCTCGGTCCGATGCTGGAGAAGATCTCCGCGAAGGCGCCGGACGGCTCTCCCTGTGTGACCCACTGCGGTCCCGACGGCGCCGGGCACTTCGTGAAGATGGTGCACAACGGCATCGAGTACGCCGACATGCAGCTGATCGGCGAGGCCTACCAGCTGCTGCGCGATGTCGCCGGGTACTCCCCCGCGCAGATCGCCGACATCTTCCGCACCTGGAACACCGGCCGGCTCGACTCCTACCTGATCGAGATCACGGCGGAGGTCCTGTCGCACGTGGACGCGGCGACGGGCAAGCCGTTCGTGGACGTGGTCCAGGACCGCGCGGAGCAGAAGGGCACGGGCCGCTGGACCGTGCAGATCGCGCTGGACCTGGGCGTTCCGGTGTCCGGCATCGCGGAGGCGGTCTTCGCCCGCTCACTGTCCGGGCACGCCGACCTGCGCGCCGCATCCCGGGAGCTCGCGGGCCCCAAGGCGAAGCCGCTCGGGGAGTCCGAGGCGGGGGCTTTCGCGGACCGGGTGGAGCAGGCGCTGTACGCGTCGAAGATCGTGTCGTACACGCAGGGCTTCCACGAGATCAGTGCGGGCAGCGACCAGTACGACTGGGACATCGACCTCGGTGCCATCTCCGCGATCTGGCGCGGCGGCTGCATCATCCGGGCGGCGTTCCTGGACCGGATCCGCGCCGCGTACGACGCCCGGCCCGATCTGCCGAGCTTGCTGTCCGACGAGACGTTCGCGCAGGAGATCGCGGCCGCGCAGGACGACTGGCGTGAGGTCCTGGTGGCCGCCACCCGCCAGGGCGTGCCCGCACCCGGTTTCTCCGCGGCCCTCGCCTACTACGACGCGCTGCGCGCCGACCGGCTGCCCGCCGCCCTGACGCAGGGGCAGCGGGACTTCTTCGGGGCGCACACCTACCGGCGCGTCGACCGGGAGGGCTCGTTCCACACGCTGTGGGGCGGCGACCGGTCGGAGGTCGAGGCCTAG